A region of Candidatus Omnitrophota bacterium DNA encodes the following proteins:
- a CDS encoding adenosine-specific kinase gives METKTVKIEKPAEYNIIIGQSHFIKTVEDIHEAMAGAVPGIKFGMAFCESSGACLVRSTGTDEELKRLAEKNALAIGAGHCFVIIMKDSYPINVLNAIKNIPEVCGIYCATANPVELIIAESENGRGILGVIDGAKPKGIEDEAGVKWRKDLLRKIGYKIP, from the coding sequence ATGGAAACGAAGACCGTAAAGATAGAGAAACCCGCGGAATATAACATCATAATCGGCCAGTCGCATTTCATAAAGACGGTCGAGGATATCCACGAGGCGATGGCCGGCGCTGTGCCGGGGATAAAATTCGGCATGGCTTTCTGCGAATCCTCCGGCGCGTGCCTTGTCAGGTCCACAGGCACGGATGAGGAGCTAAAGAGGCTCGCAGAGAAGAACGCGCTCGCGATCGGCGCGGGGCACTGCTTTGTTATAATAATGAAGGATTCCTATCCGATAAACGTGCTCAACGCGATAAAAAATATCCCGGAGGTATGCGGGATCTATTGCGCGACTGCCAATCCGGTCGAGCTTATCATCGCCGAATCGGAGAACGGCAGGGGCATCCTCGGCGTGATAGACGGCGCGAAACCGAAGGGAATAGAGGACGAGGCCGGGGTCAAATGGCGGAAGGACCTCTTAAGAAAAATCGGCTATAAAATCCCTTGA
- a CDS encoding GatB/YqeY domain-containing protein: MTLAEKIDADIKEAMKAKDGIRLSTLRMLKAGMKNLEIEKKAEKLEDKDVTGIISKQIKQHKDSIDGFTKGNRQDLVDKETVELKILESYMPKMLSADELKPIVKNAIAAVEAKGRADMGKVMKAAMEEAKGAADGKMLSQMVAEELAKLG; the protein is encoded by the coding sequence ATGACTCTCGCGGAAAAGATCGACGCGGACATAAAGGAAGCGATGAAGGCCAAGGACGGGATAAGGCTCTCGACCCTGCGTATGCTCAAAGCGGGGATGAAGAACCTCGAGATAGAGAAGAAGGCAGAAAAGCTCGAGGACAAGGACGTGACGGGCATCATATCTAAGCAGATAAAACAGCATAAGGACTCCATCGACGGGTTCACGAAGGGGAACAGGCAGGACCTCGTTGATAAAGAGACGGTAGAGCTTAAGATACTCGAATCGTATATGCCCAAGATGCTGTCTGCCGATGAGTTAAAACCCATCGTCAAGAACGCGATCGCGGCGGTAGAGGCGAAGGGCCGCGCCGACATGGGCAAGGTCATGAAGGCCGCGATGGAGGAAGCAAAGGGCGCCGCTGACGGCAAGATGCTCAGCCAGATGGTCGCCGAAGAGCTCGCGAAATTAGGGTAA
- the tatC gene encoding twin-arginine translocase subunit TatC, translating into MADSKMTLVEHLDELRRRILVSAAAVVICSALAFWKVRLILSLLMFPSVDHLNFFSPAEAFLEYCKLAFFAGLFLASPVVLYQLWAFVSAGLNEKEKKVVMFALPFSATLFLGGVVFAYSFVVPWALRFLINFPDHNVFPILSISEYLSFVIMMLLSFGIAFELPVVVMILSKLGIVTPSFLNRNRKFAVIVIFIAAAVITPTPDAFTQCLMAVPMLFLYELSIWISKLVYKKGDKK; encoded by the coding sequence ATGGCTGACAGCAAGATGACACTCGTGGAGCATCTCGATGAGCTCCGCCGGCGCATATTGGTATCGGCGGCGGCTGTGGTAATTTGCTCGGCACTGGCTTTCTGGAAAGTCCGGCTTATCCTGTCATTGCTCATGTTCCCATCGGTAGACCACTTGAATTTCTTTTCTCCCGCCGAAGCCTTCCTGGAATACTGCAAGCTGGCGTTTTTTGCGGGGCTTTTTTTGGCGTCACCGGTCGTACTTTACCAGCTCTGGGCCTTTGTCTCGGCCGGTCTTAATGAAAAAGAAAAAAAGGTAGTGATGTTCGCGCTCCCGTTTTCCGCCACGCTTTTTTTAGGCGGCGTCGTGTTTGCGTATAGTTTTGTCGTTCCGTGGGCTCTGCGGTTCCTTATCAATTTCCCCGACCATAATGTATTTCCGATACTTTCGATATCGGAATACCTGTCTTTCGTGATAATGATGCTTCTCTCCTTCGGGATAGCATTTGAACTGCCTGTCGTTGTGATGATACTGTCAAAACTCGGGATAGTCACTCCTTCATTCCTGAACAGGAACAGGAAGTTCGCGGTAATCGTAATATTCATAGCCGCCGCGGTAATAACGCCGACGCCGGACGCGTTCACCCAGTGCCTGATGGCGGTGCCGATGCTGTTTTTGTATGAACTTTCCATCTGGATATCGAAACTCGTATATAAAAAGGGGGACAAGAAATGA
- the tatA gene encoding twin-arginine translocase TatA/TatE family subunit, with amino-acid sequence MFNIGFPELIIILIIVLLVFGAARLPEIARSLGKAINEFKKAMKDDDSQSSKKE; translated from the coding sequence ATGTTCAATATCGGTTTCCCGGAATTGATCATCATCCTTATCATCGTCCTCCTCGTCTTCGGGGCGGCGCGTCTTCCCGAGATCGCCCGCTCATTAGGCAAGGCCATCAATGAGTTTAAGAAGGCGATGAAAGACGACGATTCCCAGTCATCCAAAAAAGAATAA
- a CDS encoding PEP-CTERM sorting domain-containing protein (PEP-CTERM proteins occur, often in large numbers, in the proteomes of bacteria that also encode an exosortase, a predicted intramembrane cysteine proteinase. The presence of a PEP-CTERM domain at a protein's C-terminus predicts cleavage within the sorting domain, followed by covalent anchoring to some some component of the (usually Gram-negative) cell surface. Many PEP-CTERM proteins exhibit an unusual sequence composition that includes large numbers of potential glycosylation sites. Expression of one such protein has been shown restore the ability of a bacterium to form floc, a type of biofilm.), with the protein MLLKKCPVKIYQSILFYFAVIISLITAYSCRAEIDSFVTRSGSQFYSGGQPFYYTGTNNFYLSYFAEDETYRPMVDQVLSSAKEMGLSVIRTWAFNDGGANRDGYPVSWAYQTAPGVYNESAFKGLDYVLYKAESYGIRVLPTLVNNWDDYGGMNWYNSFSPSAASHDDFYTDPATRQWYKDYVTTVMNRTNTYNGRVYKDDPTIMAWELANEARAESDPTGAKLRNWLDEMSSYVKANDANHLVTTGVEGFYKDRGSQWYQNGSTGGDFVGDHNLANIDFATLHVYSDFWNWDMQQALAWIEQHVSDADILNKPLIFEEFGKQLPADVRDTWYRAYLAAVYEAAARGSSMAGSNFWMLEADGSGHNDGFGVFYPADASTIGIIMSNAEAMNGLVPEPPTVFLFLASLLSLCYNLRR; encoded by the coding sequence ATGTTGCTAAAAAAATGCCCAGTAAAGATATACCAGAGTATACTATTTTACTTCGCGGTTATAATCAGCCTGATAACGGCTTATTCCTGCCGGGCAGAGATAGACAGCTTTGTCACGAGAAGCGGTAGCCAGTTCTATTCGGGCGGCCAGCCGTTCTATTACACGGGCACGAACAATTTTTACCTGAGCTATTTCGCCGAGGACGAAACTTACCGGCCGATGGTAGACCAGGTCCTGTCGTCGGCCAAGGAGATGGGGCTGAGCGTCATCAGGACATGGGCCTTTAATGACGGCGGCGCGAACAGGGACGGTTATCCGGTTTCGTGGGCTTACCAGACAGCCCCGGGCGTATACAATGAGAGCGCCTTCAAGGGCCTTGATTATGTCCTGTATAAGGCCGAGAGCTACGGCATACGCGTCCTTCCCACCCTCGTCAACAACTGGGACGATTACGGCGGGATGAACTGGTATAACAGCTTCAGTCCGTCCGCCGCAAGCCATGATGATTTTTATACCGATCCTGCTACCAGGCAATGGTATAAGGATTACGTCACTACCGTCATGAACAGGACGAATACTTATAACGGCAGGGTCTATAAAGACGACCCGACCATCATGGCGTGGGAATTGGCTAACGAGGCGAGGGCGGAATCAGACCCTACCGGCGCGAAACTGCGCAACTGGCTCGATGAGATGAGCTCTTATGTAAAGGCCAACGACGCGAACCATCTCGTCACGACCGGCGTGGAAGGGTTCTATAAGGACAGGGGATCGCAGTGGTACCAGAACGGTTCGACAGGAGGGGATTTCGTTGGGGACCATAATCTCGCCAATATAGATTTCGCGACGCTCCATGTATATTCCGATTTCTGGAACTGGGATATGCAGCAGGCCCTTGCCTGGATAGAGCAGCACGTCTCTGACGCCGACATCCTGAATAAGCCGCTCATCTTCGAGGAGTTCGGCAAACAGCTGCCCGCAGACGTAAGGGATACATGGTACCGGGCGTATCTCGCCGCGGTCTATGAGGCCGCCGCCCGGGGGAGTTCTATGGCCGGCTCTAATTTCTGGATGTTGGAAGCCGACGGCTCGGGCCATAACGACGGGTTCGGGGTATTCTATCCGGCCGACGCCTCTACCATAGGCATCATAATGTCTAACGCGGAAGCGATGAACGGCCTCGTCCCGGAACCTCCAACGGTCTTTCTATTCCTTGCCTCGCTTTTGTCCTTGTGTTATAATCTCCGTAGATAA